In the Nitrospinota bacterium genome, TTCGCTGATTTCCTTTAGAGCCACGTCGATAGGCTTCATGTCCTCCGGATCGAGCATCGGGGGATCGCCCTTGATAAGCTGGCGCATCCTCATGGCGATGAGATTGGCCAGCAAATATTTCTGTGGAACTTTCTGCAGCGCCTT is a window encoding:
- the rpoZ gene encoding DNA-directed RNA polymerase subunit omega, which gives rise to MFNPELYNKALQKVPQKYLLANLIAMRMRQLIKGDPPMLDPEDMKPIDVALKEISEGLIEPRKEEITPAAELFG